The window TTAGCTTCACAATAAACTagaaataatgtggtttaaatccgtctttgacgaaaatcgaacattaaacctctcacttacaagtgaagagaaatatcattagaccgtagtactaagcgACTCTTCCatgttattaaaaataaataaaaattgcaaATAATGTTTTCCACATATTATTTGCAATTTTAACCTCTATGTCAGAAAGTAatcatatatatcatatatgcatGGTGAAGGttttatcttcattttttgTCTGACAATTAACTATCTAACTTATTATTGTTATCGTTCAACCAAAATaagttaaatatataaataaaactcACAGCCTTCAAAAGTTcataaaattatattcataGGTGGGAGGTCCTCTTTCTGGTGTTTGAGGTGAGGATATAATATAATAGTTTCATCTTTTGTGGGAATGGGAATGGGAATTTCATGCCTTTGCTTTGTTCGTACGAAAGAATTTTTTGAATGGGGTAGGAATGGGATTGGGGAGAATATAACTataaggaaggaagaagaagtgaGAAGAAAAATGTAGCATATGATTAGTGATTTAATTTAATAACATGAcccactcactctctctcaccCTTTGcagggagagatttttcagtgagTTGAAAATCCAGTATCCTAAGTATCATAAGATAAATGGTtagatatttaaaaaataaaaatttcaatcacTTGATATACCGAGCCGTGATTTCTacatattgaaaattttctgaTGGGGCACAAAAGTCAAAACAGCTTTAGTCCACCTCCCTATCCCCCACACTTTCAATTTCTATTGCCTGCCAAAGTAATTGAGTTTTTTCTTTCCTTGGATTCGATTTCCCTTTGTTCTTACTTCACTATatatgcttttctttttctgcttttccttgtagtgcatcattctcatcatcatcatttttcTCCTTTGTTTGCAACCATCCATACCTAAAGCCTGACTTTCACATATTCTATTTCGCTTCATACCTAAAGTCTGATTCATCGAACATAATTAAATAACtaaattaacaagagtgtgtgaaaagtaaaaaaaaatgtagttttATCGTTTCCTCTTTTTTCTAATGCGGTCTCATATTTATATTGCTTGTGGTTATTCTGTCGTAATTTGCATCTTAGCTAGCATGAATAGAAGAGAAATGCCAAAGTGTAGTCTCCTTTCAatgattccatttttttttttttacaaattgacCCATCAGTGGTCACGCATTAATAATCAATGAAACTAAAGAATGTAAGCATTTCGCATAGATGATGTAACTACATTAAATGAAACCTAGCCCCCTCGCAACTAAATTCAACCCTATATGTTAAATCAATCTTAGGATTGCTTGTATTAGAATTAAAAACCATAACGTTTTTTTTATGTCAGAGTTACACTGTCTCATTTTTCAGTGTCATAtcacatattaattaattagctttttttttatttgataggTCAAAAGTGTATGAGAAGATGAGATGTTGCTTTCCAATTTCAATCAAACATTATGTCGGGCGTTGTGGTGATTAGTGCTTACGAGTTGACAATTAACGAGTAACTTCATGCAAGCTGGGCCCTTGCTCTGGGTTACGTAAGGTTAAGAATGGGCCCATATGACAATACTGATGGCCTGTTACTGAGGGCCCATTTGTCATTTTATCAGTGTGCCAGGAAACTCACAGGTCACTGTTTCTTTCGACTTCATCCTTCTTTCTTCTGTCATGTAAATTTGGGTGTTTTGCGATTGCATAAAAGTCTGTGACAGAAAACGTTGCAGATTTAtcagaaaattttaaaagtatttacgGACCACAGAAGtgcttttaataaaatatttattcacCAAAAAGTACTTACTAGTAGAAGTGTtatcttaaaaataaataaataaataaaataagccCTTGGTCTATGCATTAAGCAATGCAAATCATAATTTCCTCATGTTTACACACATTCCTGGGAAATAATATGAATTGTCTGTTGCGAAATTCAATTATTCATATTATGATTTAAAGGCAACACGCATATAGTTTCGTGTTTTTACTTCGGAAATCATTattgaaattataattaataagCGTCTTTGACGGAAAAGTTTTAAAGTAAAATTCATTGTTTTCAATAATAGATCTTACTCATGATGGAAAATCATCACTAATTAGGACAGTAATCTATTTTTACTTTCGTtacttcattaaaaaaaaaaaaaaaaagtacgcAACGACAAACcaaaacattgaaaaaaaactaGATATTACTAGAGATCTGTGAACATGttgaaaaattacatataaatGATTACATTAATTAATCTCATGCTTTTAGTGGGAAATAATCAGAATCTGGTTGTTGATGGAGTACTGGTTTTGGACAATTACGACGTCAGCCATGAGGAATTTACAGTTCGTTAAATTTCCTGTTAGGAATCATACAAGTTAAGCTGATATATACTATTCTTCTGCGCATTCCACTATTGTTGCCATGCATGCGTGTCATAACTCTCAAAAGTAAATCCGTAAATCTTGTTTTATTACATTACAACTGCAATAGAATCAAGCACCTATTTCAGAAATCAACCGTTGCTAGTTTCAACGAAAAAGCCAAAgtattttaattcaatcacGCTTTCAGTGTAAGTAAATTAAAATACACGTGATAGGTTGCACGTAAGTTTTCAGGAAGTGCTTAGTTACAGTTCGACCTCGCAAACAGGTCATGTTTATCGTGTCATACTCGTTATCTTAACAGAATGTGTTGTGTCAAGCCCGTCATCTTAACTGCTTCTTAATAGGTGACGTGTCAGATTAATAGGTCATGCAAGAAATTGTCATGCCTAATGTCTAATTTGGCAAACACTATCTTATCAGATTGTTAACAGTTGACACGATAACGACTGGATTCGTTAACAGGTTAACCCGaaacttattatttttatatcgTTTTATCTCGAACTAACAAGTCATGCAAAAAAATGTACGTCTAGTTACACGGTAAGTAAATTAAGTACGATTGTTACATTAACGTTTTGATTgcatataagttttttttttttcaaagagcTGATCAAATGCGAGGCATGAAACAGAAAAAGTGGTCCCTGATATAAGATGTGGAGATCCAGAGCAAAGGGTCGTCGCACTCACAATTTCCTAGAAGAAGCATGCCTCGTTAATTGTCACCTTCTGGttgttattttgttattttgtttttttttttggaagccATTGCATGTTGCATGGCTAGCTGATGGCCAGGAGAGGACGGTCGTCTGACTTGCTAATGAAATCTTGGATGCTGCATCAGTGCATTGTATTGCACGTTTCTGGTTCGCATGCGTCCCACTATAAACTCTCTCACATGACAtgagaaacaaagaaagaaaggaatcgctattgctaatttttttttttcaatagtcTAGAACTACTAAATAGTTTTCAAAATGAATGATGAAGATTGATTAATTCTAAGAAATCGAACGTGAAGATTGTTTAAAAAGTCAAACTACTTAAGTAGGCTAATAAAGACACTCcacttttattataattatttagcGTTTAATTAGACGATAGGTAatcctctattttttttttttaatggaattaatttAATGCCCATTCATGGCACCAATGCTTTGTACGAGCAACAACGGTCGACTTGTGAGATTAAAACTAAACCTATTCTTATCAACACTCTACCCTTCGCATTTATGGTTCGTACAACAAGTCATGGCTGACACGTGGGattaaaactaaaccctatCCCCTATAGATGTCTTATCCCTGCACAATTGGTTTGTACGGGCAACAATAGTTGTCCTGTGCACCGGGGCCCGCATCGTTTTTGCGTGCGTCGTCTCGTCTCAGTTTGCGTGCACTAGCATGTCTTGTTTTTCATGCACCGGGTCTTGTGTGCGCAGAGCCTCGTTTTATGTGTCGCATTTTTCGTGCACCGAGCCCGCGCCATTTTGTGCTCCAAAAGCCCGTCTAGTTTTTTGTGAGCGGAGCCTACGTCGTTTTAGTACGCTTGGGTTCGTCTCGTTCTTCATGCGCAGAGTTTGCTTCGTTTTGCACCAACAAGCAAGACTTTAGGAAAATATTTTTCATGggagttaaggaaaatgttgcaagaccTTTGGATGTGATTCTAAGGTTTATTATGTCtcgaaactattttttattgatttttaaagttgaaaaatagaagaaaaaaaatataaactaatAGTCGTGCCCCCTAAAGAGATTTGCAGGTGTCAAAAATCTTGGGAATGTCTTAGTTTTATTAAACTTGTGGTGCGACTAGAAtgatttaaattttaggttataTTGAATCTTGtaaaaatcctaaaaaaatCATTGGAAAACGTGGGCGTTATAACTcacaattgttgtaaaaaaaaaaattgaaacttttagttttagaaaatattttgcatATAAGTTAACGAAAATGTTGCAAGACTTTTGAATGTGATCCTACCGTTTATTAGgtcttgaaattattttttattgattttaaagttaaaaaaatatatataaactaatAGCAAGGCCCTAAAAGAGATTTGTAAGTGTCGAAAAATCTTTAGAATATCCTATATTAATTTTGGCTACACGCACATCTGCTTCTTCCTCCTACTAATTAAAGCGGAACATTTAGGCGGATCTAATCAGTGTTTTGTAGTAAAGACATGCCGGACGGCTAGATGTATGAATTATCAAGAGTGTGTGTAAACATTGCCCTAGCTAGTACCAGTAGTACACAAGGAGCAACTTTTAGAGAGATTGTTTGGGCCTCCACCAACCGGCATTGTATTTAATGATCAACCCCACTAATATATGTTTTCCCTGTGATATGCCTCCTTGGTTTTGTCTCCAGTCTTCAAGCTTCCTAATCGGTAAAAACAGGAAAGGGTAAAACATCTTTTTGTTGAGGACTACACGTTTCGCATCGAATTTCAACGATTTGAAACGTTTATTTTACAAGTCTCAATTTATAAATCATATTggcaaaaatttaattcaatctgAAACCATTGGCCTACTTaattatcacgatgaaatttcaatgtttttttaaaacattgtgTTGGTCAATTTCTTTAAACTCAATTACATGCCTCAAGTATTtctaatttgaatattttgcaATGATGGTTTAtgaggtacaacttgaaaacaTAGACGGATGGTTCGCTATGATATGAGCCCCACaactaaaccctaatttctGAAAAAAATATGGAGGAAAGAAGGCTTTGTGTTTCTGTTTCTGGATGGCAAAGAAACAAGGTAAAATATGAGTTGAAAGGACGATCGGTTTGAAGCCCACAATTACGATATTGAACAAACAAGCCCATCCCGGTTGCGTTTGGGGTTGCTGCGAGTAGGAGTGAGAGTATCAGAAATTTAGAGAGATAAAAGAAGGGTTTTTCTTTGAGGGTCAGGCCCATTTAATAAGATGTGTACGGCCCGAACAGTTTCCCAGTTGATTATGGGTCGAGCTATTGAAGCCCAAGATATTGGGCTCATATTAAGTTTTTACATAAAAGGATCCAGATTATGGGCCTAGGGTGTTTTATTAGTTTTTGCTTATTCGGATGATATTCTAGAAAAGAGTATTTGAACATAGAACCGTGCTTCCTGCATGTTATTTATCAATTAGTATCAAACCCGTACAATTctctacattttttttcaatttattctaATCCATTCATTCCTAGAGCTATATACTCAATCGTGAACGTTACACTTTTAATAACATAGAAACATATAGCAAGGGCTCTCCAACGaacaatttatatattatttttcttgtgttttttcaACGTTTACGAAAACAtaatcatttgaaaaaaaaaaaaaaaaaaaagtttctgcCTCATTCAAAGTGGCACATCACCATGGTGTTCATATATTCAGGCaccgaaaaaagaaaataccttCTAGAAAATGATCATTTGGTACAAAATCAGAAAATAACCTATTTTCGTTTTAGTGGAGTGGCTCCAAAGGGGTCAAGAGATACCCTACCCTTATCAAACCGTCCAAATATTTTCTCGAACAGAAATGAAAGCGATCGATGCCACCCTAAATCTGATTAGATTAGGCCCTTTATATTCCCCGTAAGATTAAGGGTCCCCATAAGTTGGAGAGCCCTTATTTCCATTCATTCACCAAAACAGaatgaataaaaagaaaaaacaactcTGTTTAGCCATCCCCATATATGAACCACTCCAACTCGCATGAAAGGAGATTCGAACTCGGATTCAAAGAGGCCGATATATATGTTGCCTTGATCACCTGACCTAATTCATATGTATCTACCAACCTGCCAATACTAAGTATGAATTGACGtccactatttttcttttgtcacatgatttttttgtttacatTTGTGTCTTTAGAGCTCTCAAGAGAAAGTGATGTTGGCAACTGCCACTGGCTCTCTAGTGCTTTGATCAATTCAAGCGTGACTCCTCATGAACCATCCCTTTCCATAGATAGGGTTTTGAATTTGGTACTCAAAAAGTTTGAGATAGATGATCTTGGCTTTAAAAGCAAAGAAAGCATCATGCGTTGCATAATTTACATGTTCTGGTTTTTTGATATAGACGTCCATTTTGCCATGGAAGGGTCAAGTCTCCACATGCATGTGTACAATTCAAGTGCCttggtcttttttttctttgtggtaCTATATTCGTGTCGTTCATATGGTATAATGCATGTCATTTTCGAAACATATATTGTACGCGTTGCATGGCACGGCCTAGTACTATTCGTCTGTTCATTCAACGTGCACAACGGGAGAGTTTATGTATTACTCATATGCGTCTTCGATTCTTCATTAAATATAGGTCTTTCAATTATCAATGCGCagttttttgacaaacgatagcgTTAACTATTAGTTGTTGGGAGAGGGAATTTATGGAATCAAGTCCGCACTAAGATGCATATGCATCATTATTTACTACCACTGTGGTAAAACGCCATCGCTTGTGCACTCAAGTTTAAATGGttgttatttttattcaaatgaAAATAGAATATTGTTTGAATAAATATGAACGGTAATCCTACttttaccacattttcataccatatTTATAACACTTCTTTAATAGAAGTCGAGTTATCAATACAattaggtctcacctatattaGATATGTCTCAAATGTATTAGATAATTTCTCTACCCTTTgttgaataataaaaaaatctcagaGACGTCGACCATCATTGACCCAATCTGTAGAAAACTCTTCAGAATTGGAAACTAGTTGACCTATTTTGGGAcaataaagaaaaagattaaGTAGGGGTTTGAATACATGATATACATCCCCCACAAGTCAAGGATATTAAATTCATCAAAGCACTCAcgatatacatatatttttatatggctagtttctttttctgtttcctttttaatttttgttttcctaaaaaattaaaataaaataaaattccaaatgAAAGAATGTTGGGTTCTTGGCCATCTAGAATTTGGAAGTGGAGGCAAAAGTGTTCATACAGGTGGCAGAAGGACAGGAGGTCAAGAGTCGGCACCGGTTGGCAAATGGTAGCGCTCTGCAATATCCGTACTTGCCTTTTTCTTAAGTGTTTGTATCttagaattttaacgaaaaatttctggtactgtttactttaacaaaaaattacatttttatattaaaaaatcaatggtgctatttattttacctattatttgtccttatcgttaaaactcaaaattttcaaatttttttcattaatttttctttgtatcTTTGATTGATCATGGATGATAACATGAACCTAATTCCGAGTCTAAAAGCTTCGACAACGGACagcaaaaagaatgaaaatatataattcaatggGCCAAAGGTTTATCATTCATATTctctttgattaattaattggttGATCGGAGTGACTAGCTATATAATTATCGATGTTTTCAACTCTTGCTTGACTGTGAAATTTCCTATAATTTCTCTGGATCCGACAAGGTTTGATAACAGTGGTTTGCCGACAGTTGTatcatttttaaataataaaaatataagtaaaaaaacTCTTGGCAGATCACTCTGCAAATATATAACTGTTGTTTAAATCATATTCGGTTATTATAGACTGAGGATGCGGTTACGGctgtcaaaaaaaaatataagtaaaaaaacTCTTGGCAGATCACTCTGCAAATATATAACTCTTGTTTAAATTATATTCGGTTATTATATACGAGGATGCGGTTACGGCTGTCAGAAAGATTATACTTCTTTCGATGcgtttgaatttgaatcactttCTTACTGTTTAGATTAGTTAAAGTGAAATTGTTTTTGTATCTGAGAGTATATTCAATAACCAATATCTTATGGTCAATACATTTGAATTcgcaatttttgtattttgtaaaaTTTAGAAGCAGAATATCATCCTTCCCAACATCATTAGATTGCACAGCAAGTTCATCAACTTATTTATGAAAAAGTAGAATAATATGTCGAATCATATTGTTACCGTTAATCATGTAATTCAGTGtttgaaatattaaaatttttaaatttgacgGTCACACTGTTAGATGATTTTACACATTTGCATTTTCTGAAAATGTGATGTATTTTTATACACTAGGGGCTTGCATTTGTAAAAATCGCAGAATTACAAACCCCAATAATTTTGttggttaaaaaacaaaattgaatcaGATTAAACATACGGACACTCTGGCTTCCATGattgaatttttatatttaaaaattaaaacaacaaaatgTACTAATCAGTACTTAAAAAAATCTTGAAGATAATAGTTGTCAAAGAAGGTACTAAGATCGCgttaattaatcaataaatcacagaatttacaagaaaaataaagaccCAAATCagtaattttactttttttttttttttttttttttgggaaactatCAGTAATTTTACTTTGTCCATCATCCTTCTCCTCAGCAGCTCGCTTCAGCTCCAAAAATTTAATCACAAACTCCGCCTCCACTCCTAGTCGAAACCGGGACGACTCGGTGGATTGACTCACCCACTCATTTGCCATCTCCATTTCATTCTTCGGAGCTTCATGTATTCGTAACTCGGCCACTCGGCTCAGTAGCTTGCTATCCAGTGCCCCCCATAATCACATAATTTCCAcggtaaaaaacaaacaaaagggaaATGTAAAAGAGCACCCAACCCGAACTGGGTTAACTCATCCGAGCCGACTTTACACTTGAACTCGGTCGCTTAGCGTTTTACTCTGTTCAATCGATGGCTTTGGAGCGAGACGACTCGGACTGAGCCACACCCGGGCGAGTGAGAGAACTGGAGCGTCTTCGTGTATGTCTTTATTTTTCagaaaccataaaaaaaaaaaaaccgactAACAGCCGGTTTCCGGTAAGTTTACCAAATTGTCTTCTCGGAAAGTCCACGAAGCAACGGTCGAGAATCGGCCCACAAATCGAGGTTACTCCGGACGCCGACGTGGCAGCATCTCTGGAAGTCGTCGATGTTGACTAACCGGGTCGAGCTAACCGACTCGGACCGGGAAATGAACCGAAGCACCTCCTCGAACTGCGACTCGTCACAGGGGATCGCGAGCGGACCGCTGTTCGAGAAGCCGTACTCCTCCTCGGCTTGCACTAAGAGCTTCTTGAAGACGGGGTGGTTCAGGTACGAGGCGGGCACCACGAATCTGGTGCAGCTGGTGCCCACGCAGACTGCCACGTGTCCTGCGGGAACATCGGAGGGTATGAGCTTGGCGGACGTGCAGGCCTTGCTGCGCCACCGCCGCAGCAACTGGCGGAGCCGCACAATGTGGCGGATCTTGCTGCATTTTCCGAGTCCGGCTGACATGTTCCGGGAAAGTGAtggaaaatttgagattttttagTTCTGTTTGGTTCGCTGGAAAATAGAAGGCGGTGACCGGTGAGTGTAGAATTTGGGGGATTGTGCTTCTGAGCTCAGGGGCAATTTTATAGGGAAGGGGTTTTGAACGTACCCTTGGTTTTGTAGATAATTACGTTACTACTGTCTGTTGATTTCGGTTCGCACCTTTTCCTTAAGtcgttttttagtttttgatgtTGTTGCGATGGATGATAAAGAAATTGTACCATAATAATGTTGAAAAGTTGACGCCTAATTAgattaaattctaattttgttACCAAGATTGCCTCAATGTCATATGATCTTTCGATAAAAACGTActgaatttttaataattaaaatatgatatgaatgtTGATGTCATATGATATTTCGATTAAAACATGtagtatttttaaaaattaacacTTGATATGAAGATTGATGTCATGTAATCTTTCGATACgagggtttttattttgtttcaataTAAATCTTTGCATATGATGTATAATGTTGGCTCGAGCATGTTCCATATTCGTGGCTAATCAAACGTATGTTTTTTAGGTGTTGATTTGCACTTGATTCTATTCGTGTTATTCAAATTTGCAACACAAGTTTGATGTTGAGATTTATCAGTCGGGAAAGAAAGTAATGTTTTACTTATATTTAGTTTCATGTTAAATCATGGATGCAATTTTTTTCTGCTTAACACTTCTAATGATAAAACCAAGAAAATGTATTTTCAATATCAGTAGTTGAACCTAAAGCTATTACCACCAACGTAAGATGCTTTTTTTAGGTGctccaaaa of the Pyrus communis chromosome 1, drPyrComm1.1, whole genome shotgun sequence genome contains:
- the LOC137710304 gene encoding protein SMALL AUXIN UP-REGULATED RNA 12-like, whose protein sequence is MSAGLGKCSKIRHIVRLRQLLRRWRSKACTSAKLIPSDVPAGHVAVCVGTSCTRFVVPASYLNHPVFKKLLVQAEEEYGFSNSGPLAIPCDESQFEEVLRFISRSESVSSTRLVNIDDFQRCCHVGVRSNLDLWADSRPLLRGLSEKTIW